The following proteins are co-located in the Megalops cyprinoides isolate fMegCyp1 chromosome 15, fMegCyp1.pri, whole genome shotgun sequence genome:
- the pkd2l1 gene encoding LOW QUALITY PROTEIN: polycystic kidney disease 2-like 1 protein (The sequence of the model RefSeq protein was modified relative to this genomic sequence to represent the inferred CDS: inserted 1 base in 1 codon; deleted 5 bases in 4 codons): MHASHLNNRAQSHFRPQVESELDNMEGSGIMNMAYSSSPPLSPLSTIYNPKPLLENPYDNMHNPVSASLKAEIKAFNHDKGKQSSGCCSFIVKGLRGLWGTTLTENTAENRELFVKTTMRELIVYIVFLVDICLLTYGMASSNAFYYTKVMTDLFVNTPSENGVTFQSISSMADFWEFTQGPLLDGLYWTKWYNNQSLQASSHSLIYYENLLLGVPRLRQLKVRNNSCKVHKDFQRNITGCYDVYNNDKEDTFEFGLINGSAWQYHTEKEIKGSSHWGLLTTYSGGGYYQDLKMTKDESAMILVDLRNNLWLDRGTRAVFIDFSAYNANINLFCVIRLLIEFPATGGAIPSYQIRTVKLIRYIDTWDFFIMGCEMVFCVFIFYYVVEEILELRIHKIAYFSSIWNILDVVVILLAIVAIIFNVFRTIKVDKLLGKLLEQPDIYADFEFLAFWQTQYNNMNAINLFFAWIKVFKYISFNKTMTQLSSTLARCAKDYPGFCHSCSLLYFFAYAQLGYLXFGSEVESFSTFVKCIFTQFRIILGDFDYDAIDKANRILGPIYFVTYVFFVFFVLLNMFLAIINDTYSEVKEELSSQKDELQITDIIKQSLHEDLYELKLKKERISDVEKLYNLVRKNLEFNDFRESLKAFFSIFRMGHADSEISAAFSRFDQDGNHILDEEEQTRLKHELEEKKDALNAELSILGRNYGNNTLDQTGELAAMKGSHDKMVPVSQEEFHMLVGQVLQLECSVASVMSKLDTTMGTVELKATNRNKHRATMTKLMENTKDDVSSAPDRQVLLNLVGGTVKESSWTTAMVKALSAVGQGGMKHLSPGAADTSSARGHSTSHL; encoded by the exons ATGCATGCCTCACATCTGAACAACCGGGCACAGAGCCACTTCAGGCCACAGGTGGAGAGTGAGCTAGACAACATGGAAGGGAGTGGCATAATGAACATGGCTTACAGTAGCTCTCCTCCACTGTCACCCCTCAGCACCATCTACAATCCCAAGCCTCTCTTGGAGAACCCCTATGACAACATGCATAACCCGGTGTCGGCTTCTTTGAAAGCGGAGATAAAGGCCTTCAACCATGACAAGGGGAAACAATCATCTGGATGCTGTTCTTTTATTGTGAAAGGACTTCGTG GGCTGTGGGGCACCACATtgacagagaacacagcagagAACCGTGAGCTCTTCGTGAAGACCACTATGAGAGAGTTAATTGTCTACATTGTGTTCCTTGTGGATATATGTCTAT TGACATATGGCATGGCCAGCTCCAATGCCTTCTACTACACTAAAGTGATGACGGATTTGTTTGTGAACACACCCAGTGAGAATGGTGTTACATTTCAGTCCATTAGTAGCATGGCTGACTTCTGGGAA tttaCACAAGGCCCGTTACTTGATGGCCTCTACTGGACAAAGTGGTACAACAATCAGTCACTACAGGCCAGCAGTCACTCCCTTATCTACTATGAGAACCTGCTGTTGGGGGTCCCCAGGCTCAGGCAGCTCAAAGTGAGGAACAACTCTTGCAAGGTGCACAAGGACTTCCAACGCAACATCACAGGCTGCTACGATGTGTACAACAACGACAAAGAGGATACCTTTGAATTTGGCCTCATCAACGGAAGTGC CTGGCAGTAccacacagagaaggagatAAAAGGCTCTTCTCACTGGGGACTGCTTACTACATATAGCGGTGGAGGTTATTACCAGGACCTGAAAATGACAAAGGATGAAAGTGCCATGATCCTGGTGGACCTGAGGAACAACTTGTGGCTCGACCGAGGAACCCGGGCTGTGTTCATTGACTTCTCTGCTTACAATGCCAACATTAATCTGTTCTGTGTCATCAG GTTATTAATAGAATTTCCAGCCACTGGAGGAGCAATCCCGTCGTACCAGATCAGGACAGTGAAGTTGATCCGCTACATCGACACCTGGGACTTTTTCATTATGGGCTGTGAAATGGTCTTCTGTGTGTTCATCTTCTACTATGTGGTGGAAGAGATTCTTGAGCTTCGCATCCATAAGATTGCCTACTTTTCAAGCATCTGGAACATCCTGGATGTGGTAGTCATTCTG CTTGCCATTGTTGCCATCATATTCAATGTGTTCCGGACCATCAAAGTGGACAAATTACTGGGGAAGCTATTGGAACAACCAGATATTTATGCAGACTTTGAATTTCTTGCATTTTGGCAAACTCAGTACAACAATATGAATGCCATCAATTTGTTCTTTGCATGGATCAAG GTGTTCAAGTATATCAGTTTCAATAAGACCATGACACAGCTGTCCTCCACACTAGCTCGCTGTGCTAAGGATTATCCTGGGTTTTGCCACTCATGttctttattgtatttttttgcttATGCTCAGCTTGGATATT CCTTTGGATCAGAAGTGGAGTCCTTCAGTAcctttgtgaaatgcat CTTTACGCAGTTCAGAATTATCCTGGGAGATTTTGATTAT GATGCCATTGACAAAGCCAACAGAATCCTG GGGCCGATCTATTTTGTCACCTAcgta ttttttgtcttcttcgTATTACTT AATATGTTCCTGGCGATTATTAATGACACATACTCAGAGGTTAAGGAGGAGCTGTCAAGCCAGAAAGATGAGCTCCAGATCACTGACATTATCAAACAG agtTTACATGAAGACCTTTATGAATTAAaactcaaaaaagaaagaatctCTGATGTGGAAAAG CTCTACAATCTGGTTCGAAAGAATTTGGAGTTTAATGACTTCAGAGAAAGCCTGAAAGCG TTTTTTTCTATCTTCAGAATGGGTCATGCGGACAGTGAGATCTCTGCAGCGTTCTCCAGATTTGACCAAGATGGTAATCACATACTCGATGAGGAGGAGCAGACCAGACTGAAACATGAGCTGGAAGAAAAAA AGGATGCACTAAATGCTGAGCTAAGCATCCTGGGAAGAAACTATGGTAACAACACACTTGACCAGACTGGAGAGCTAGCTGCTATGAAGGGCAGCCATGACAAAATGGTCCCCGTGTCCCAAGAGGagtttcatat GCTAGTTGGACAGGTTCTTCAGCTGGAGTGCTCTGTAGCCAGTGTCATGTCCAAACTAGACACAACCATGGGGACCGTGGAATTGAAAGCCACCAACAGGAACAAGCACAGAGCAACAATGACAAAACTAATGGAAAATACCAAAGAT GATGTAAGCTCTGctccagacagacaggtgcTTCTAAATCTGGTGGGAGGGACAGTGAAGGAGAGCTCTTGGACTACAGCCATGGTGAAAGCCCTGTCTGCAGTAGGGCAGGGAGGCATGAAGCACCTGTCCCCTGGAGCTGCAGATACCAGCAGTGCCAGAGGCCACTCAACCAGCCATCTTTAA